In the Drosophila virilis strain 15010-1051.87 chromosome 4, Dvir_AGI_RSII-ME, whole genome shotgun sequence genome, AAGTCTGTGATCAAATTTAAGCCAATGATCTTACCATTATGAcgagcaaatgaaaaaaaggCAAGTTTGACTggtaataaattaataagtcACATGCCACAAATAAACGTAGTGAACAGTATAAAGTCTGAGGATATGAGTTTCTTATTGTGCAACTGCTGGTGCTTTGAAAATGTAAGTAAATATAGTTcgattgtaaatattttataagcatcTCGTTGTTAAATCCAGCTCAACTAAATTTAAgttcaatttttaatatccCGTTCGATATGGCGTCATCTGTCAAGTGTAAACGTCGTCTCTCCATACAGTCGTAAGTCCCGATACAACCCAATGGTCAACGGCGAGTTGATGAAAAATCAAGAAACCATGATGTGAATTGAAAAATATCTTCAACAATGTCACCAACTGTAAAATCTTAAACTACCACGAATCATTTTCAGTGAGGGCATTAAGGATTGAAtctaataatttttttttaataagtcGTTAGAAATTCAAAAGacgcctgctgttgctgcctctgctgttcacatttgcatatttttacaACTGGCCTGTAAATTTGTCATCAGAAAACTATCAAACAAATGTCAACAGCTGCGGCGCCAAAGTTTTGCCTTCCAGTGGAGACATGCCTTCGCCCGATGCTGCATCCTTTAATGTCTTTAGTTTTGAGACAAAGCAACCAAGGTGGTGACTGGCTTCCAATCCAGAGCAAGAGGTGTAAGAGCCTTGCATGGCTTGAATTATTTTAATGAGCTTTGTTGCAAAGGAAGTGACAATTTTAATGACAAGTCAAAGTTTTTATAATTAGCTAGAAAaaaatgaagttttttttaaagaaaaaacacgGCTGGAAGTTACGATTTGTAAAGCATgggtaaataaattatttcactCTAAAGTTGCAGTTAAATTTCTAAAAATTGGCCGTCATCTGATTAACAATAAAGTAGGATATTAAAATGGAATACGAACACTTGGAAaaaattttcttcaattttaaTCGACAAACTGAACAAAAAGTCTGTCACCTTCCTGATTTCAGATTACGGGCTAGGACTAACCTATACCATGACCGGCTATAAATAAGtcacttaaatatatttttttaaatatttaacgtgAAGATAGAGCAGAAGATTTTCAGATAAATTGCAAAAGAAATCCAATAAAAGAGGAGCAAATTATGCAAGGGCTTGTAGCCATGAATCGCACTGCACATCGCATCGTCGCCCTacaattgaattaattaaatttaaaatgtgttttttttttcgtttattttactGTCTcttatatgcaaatttattggTTTTCGCTGGTCGGGCACGAGTTGTAATAAAAATTCCCCTTTTAAGTTGCAATTGGCATTAATTGCTTAAGATAGAGCACCACAAATGTCGACTAACGGAGCCCCATTTAAAATGcgaatttaaatgcatatataaattaatttatattataagaAGATATGttagttaaattaatttaacttaTTAATACGTTGGAtgataatttaatattttctgtCTACTCTTATTaaacaaacataaacacaaaacTTTGCAAATGTATATGGAATGGCAattttaaaacataattaaatgcaattcagCTCAGCTATAAATATTGAACTTttctcatatttatttatttatttagcgcAGTTATTGGTCCACTTTGTTTTTAGCAATCACAGCTCTATAAATCATCTTCACTTAATTACAGCAGCTATTATTAATGTAAATTATATATCTGGGTGATAGTAAATATCAACATTATTCGATGGAAATTCAATAGTGAAAGTCAATTATCAAAATTAATCACAAGCTATTATGCCAATAAATAACTAGTCTGCTCTTACCAAATTTTTGCTAAAGGTTAGCCAAAAGGTCAACCATTGAAGCGGAGATAATTTTCGATTCAGACAGCCGAACCACATGATATAAATTTCACGCTGGCGTACATCAATCATAAAGATGGATATACATTAGTGTCCTGTGGCAATCGCATTACGGGGGATACTCATTTGTATCGTACGCTTCACTAGCCAATCATTATATGGGCGGAAGTCTGTGAGTGCTTCTTGCTACTTAGTGTCAGATTGTGTGTTCGGCTTTGTTCTATTGTTGGCTGGGCGAATAATACTCGACTTACATAAAGAAtactaaaaataattgtattttgtttatagttAGTCTAGACACATATGACATAAAAAAATGCTTTTGCAAAGATTTTAAgataaataacaaatgtgtttatgtttaatattaataatatatacgtTTTGTGTATGCTTTACATTCAATTCTACAAATATGGTTCTTAAGAATTTGTTTTGCTGTCCTTAAACTGTTAAATGTATAAGTACGTTCGGCCACGGACCTTTTTGAAGAACATGTAGATATGAACTTTCTGTGCATTAATATGCCATATCattaaattttttctattCTCACATGCAATTTTTACGGTTCTACGTGTTGGCcacataattaaaattgaatttcagcTGAAAATTACGCGACTAAATAGAAAGAGCATTAAGGGTTGCAAACGTTGCCCAAAACAAGTAACAAATGTATCTCCAGggtaaacaaaattaaaagcttCTGCTGTTCAGTTTTACTGCTGttcagttttaattaaaatcatgtCGAATTATTGCTAGGACGTGGTGAGTATTCCTGGCTCTAAAGTTACCCTCATCATTGAGCccttgtgtttatttataaatcacAAACTCGTGACTATGAGTTCGTTTGGATTTTATTACATAGCCAACTCATGTAGGTAAATCAATGCGCAGAATTAAGCTACGATGGCGGTTTAAGCTGTGCGGCTTAAGCTGTGCACTTTAATTAGAGACAgtaattaaaacacaaaatttacaATAATGGCAATTCAGTTCGTATACAACTCTGTTCGTTTACAATTACATTCGGAGAGGATAGTAGGCCTTGCCCGTAAGCGGAGTTAGTTtcacaatttatattttatattttacgaaaaagacaacagcaacaagttttATTGAAGCTTCATACGACTCATAGAGGATGCTACCCTGGCGATCGTTAATTCTCATCTTGACGGTATTTCTGGTCAACGCACGGCCTGGCAGTGTTCGACGTGGGCTGCTTGTGCTGGGCTTGCACAATCACACCGATATAGCCATGAGCTCGTTGCAAGAAGATTCCTTTCAGCCGGACTCATATTGCTGGCTTTTGCTAGTCAAGCTGAAGAGTTCAGGCTGTCCTTTTTTAAATCTGTTATTTCAAAGCCTTGTGGCGCTGCCCGTGTACAACTTTTTATTGATTGTGATTGGGTAAGGACTAACCTTGAGATTCACACACTTGCATTTTAAGTTCTCCTTATAGCTGGTACCTTAACAAGAGCGCTTCATGCAGCGCAGAGCGCATTGTGTTGGTGCTTCAGCCTATCATGCAAAGATCAGCACCTGATCCACTTGTGGCAACAACCACACCAATGCCACCTTTACCACCGCCGCGTTGCAAGCGACGTCAAGCGCCGAAACCACCACCGCGCCTTGTACGCCACTCCGTCACCTGTGGCAAAAGTTATCCCAGCCAGAAGGATCCCTTTTCCACCTTGCATGGCTTTCCCAATCAGGAACAATACAAAAGCCTTCGCAGAAATCTAAAACGTGTCCTTGAAGGGCTGCAACAGCCACCGACTCCATCCCCACCACAAACGTTGCCATTGACACTGTGCAATTTGTCTCAAATAACTGAAGAGTCGGCCCAATCCTCTTCGACTGCTTTGAGCCTGGAGCTGCCCAAGAAGAAAGCCAAGCCCCCAAAATTGTTTCGAGTGCTGTTTAAGCGACTGGGCAAGCCCTTTGTGAAAAAGACCCCCCAAATGCAGTACGAAAGAAGTACGGTTAACACAGAAAGCAACGACAGCGTCAATaaagacagcaacaaaaacggcATATTCCATCCCATTTGGAAACGTTTAAAATTTCGGTCCAAGCGCAAGCCCGGTTCCGAACAGCCACTGTCGTCCAATATTTCGGATTCGGTTAGCTCCAGTTGCAGTTCTCGTTGCTTATATGCCTCCTAGGCGCACAGAATCGGCTGCTTTGAAATTGTCACGTAAATTTCGTTCCATGAAAAATGCGTGGTCATTGCAGAGCAGGTGGTTCTTAATATTACTTCAACTATATTTTGTTACTATTCATCCACAATATTCTTAAATAAATGATCAGCTTAAAGGCTTTTGATTCTAAGGAAATAGGTCCTCTTTTCGCTATTGGTATAAATACTTACTGTCACATTCTGGAATTTCTCcttaaaatttcatttattgctAGTTGCGTTCGTAATCAAGCGTTTCTCAAATGaagtttaaataatttattttcaatccACTTAATCTACACACATAATAGAAGAATGTGTCTAAGCTGGTTGTCCGCTCATTTTGGCCAACGTGCACTTAAAATTCGAACCCGAACTTCATGAGCTCGTGTCGGTCCATGCGGTCTATTTTTGCGGCCTAATTTGACACTTAACTAAGAGCATTTGGCTTTGACGTTGAGTTTGTCATTGTCATGGCATGCCTTTGGTATTGGGATTCAAAGGAGCTCAAAATCTTGAAGCCGAAAACCAGAGTATCCCATACGAGCTCGCATGTGTTTGCATTTAATCCACTTTTATTGCGGCTTTGGGGACTGCGACCCTCAGTTATGCTGATTGTGTTGACACactgattgttgttgccgagCTGGttactaaatatttaagagGCTCACAGGTCGTTGTTACCTTTGCCGAAACGGAGGGTTCTATCCTAAGATTGAGcccaaatacataaaaattcaatttgatttgcacAAATTGACCAGCATTTTCCAAATGATGTGTTTCGAGTGTTGAATTGAAATCCATTTAATATGTCAGAAAAAATGCTGAAACTTTGTGATATTGGATTGATTGgatataacaaaaatgtattaaccAAAGCTAAAACTATAAGGGCTAGTTAACCTTTGACTCTACCCATCGGCTTTCAAGATGTCCACTTTTCCAATAAACGTGTTTTTTAGCTTTTACTTTCAGCAATGCGAAAATCAAGATACACTCTTCGAATCACTGTCAATTTGTAtgttttcaataaattgaTTTCGAATAGGATATTCTATTTAGAAGAAAGAAGATTAAGATACCGACCATTAATATAGTTATCTATAAGCCTCTAAACTATATTAAAGTGTTAAAGTCAAAGTTATTGACTTAATAGAAGAGATTTCGAAATGAGcgcaataaatagaaataataataaaaatttccatttttatttgaaatacgATTTACAACCAATCGAAGTAAGCGAAGACCCAATCGCATGAATTCACTTTTTATAgcctaaaataaaatgatttttttctgtttaaattttatgatTTAGTTTAccaaacataaatataaaaattctagTACCACATACGCATGATTTTATTGTGGTGTGcataacaatattttttatatttattgctcgataaattaatattgcaacttttttattattttatatatgcgtTTGAAGTCAGATTATAAATTAATACGCAAACGAAGGGGCATTAAAAAAACGTGGCAGACAGAATGTTtaatctttttgtttttgttgtgttattattttttgttgtattgtgTACTGAAAGCTGTAGACGTGGCTCGAGGAGCCCTATTTGGCTAAGAATTTATTCTTTAGATACTGAAAAATCACGAATCATTTTTGACAACCTTCACTGATGTGTATGGATTATTATGTACGGATAACAGCTACTAATACTAGCAAATAAActtaagtttttttatatttcaaggtaaatatatatttaaatttcaacaGTTGCTTAAAATCCTTTCGTTCTACTTTGAGATTTGGCCTTTGGGCtatcaaaatttgtaaaacGAAAAATAATGCCCTCTAATTATGTCGCCAGAAAAACGAAATTATTGTGACAATCGAAGTGTAACCGATTGCTTCGCATTTCTTAACAGCTATTAATCAAAAGTGAAAGTCATTTTATACGGGATAAATGTGATTGATTATTTATGACCAACGGCAACGTAACGCTTATGGAATTTAGCTTTGTGCTTAGTAAGACTCAAGAAGTAAAAAATCAATGTACAAAATGATTATTTTGGTAACTTTAGGGCTCAGTTATGTTTAAATTTGGATCAATATACATGTGCGTGGGAATACAAAACCAGCGTCTTGCGAAAAATCAATGTTATCTTGATTATCCTACCATAAAGTCATTCTGTTACATTGCTACAAATCTTTTAATATTACTCATTCATTTTTGAAACATTAAAGTTTAACAGTTTATGCAGGAAATCATTCATTTCAGGCAtgcaaaaaaatgaattttaagtattaatttaaatgcaagctGTCagtaaaagttaaaaaaaattttaataatttgttatGTGATAATGTcattttaatcattttaatgtgtatttaaattaataggATCCATAATTCATTTTTCGGATTAAACATATTTGTCTGCAGTTTAGGCTTTAAGCTACAAATACCTGTTAAAACATATTCAGCCAAAGTTTTCATTCTCAGCTTGACTTCGAAAACGAAAAGGCTCCATCTGCAACTCTTAAGGACTTGACATTAATTACACTTAGCAGAGTTGTAATTTTGTGTTAACCCTTTTTTAGCCGTTTCTTGGGCACGTCACGTGTTACACGCTCTTTATGGTTGGCCACATTAACGCTTTGTCGACTTGTTCAGATTTACATAATTAAAAGAGTCGGTTGACAACGGAGCATTTCATAAATGCTGGCCCCAAGGTTACATTGTGtgattttgtttaaacagGGGCAGCATCTTCCTCTAACGAATATCCTACATTAAAAAAACTGAAGCTGATAGGCATGTTTACACAGTTATGACCAACTCCCAAACAGTACTTAAGCATGCCCCAGCTGTGTGGGTGCGATCCTGTAATCAGGGCTACGCACAAGATGTTTGCTTACCTTGGTCCATTTAAAGTGTCCTTTTCGTCTGTCCAGTGAAATTAATATATGTTGTTTTTTCGGAGGCAACTAGTCACACAGCTAAGCTTTTATTGCATCTGTCGGGCTATTTGTGTCTATTCCCACAAGCCTCTCAGTTTTAAATAGTTCCTATTGGAGCTGGGCAAGCTTGATTAGTTTTGTGGAACACGTTTTGTTGTGATGAGAAATAaggtacatattttttataaaatagcctatttataatttgaaaTACAAATCTAATTTGGGGAATCTAAGAAATAAGTGGCCTAGACAGAGATTTGTTGCACCAGGTACCCAAAGAGATCAAATTTTACGTGAAGCAAGAGGATTTTATtctttatttcaaataatttattttccatACCTCCTTACAAATGCGTTAGCAGCATACATAtcgttttcatattttattaacGACTTCAACAATATGAGAAGGATTTAGTGCATATAAATTTTCAATGCACACAAATTTGTCATTCAAAATTGAGTGTGTGGCAAGTGACAAAGTTGTTTTGCCCCAACATGCAACTTTCTCCATGAGACAGTTTGACATTATATGATAAATGAAGTGCTCCAAAAAATATTAGTGGCTTACTCGGGGCTCAGGATTCACAGAACTTACACAGAAATAGTaaaggaaaaagaaaaataaatgtgaatCAGTAGCATTTCAAAAAAATGAGTTGGAAGTGCCTTAAACAAAATGATTCgtttaaaagcatttaaagATATTAAACTAAGAGTGATAAtgtgaagaaaaaaataaattgtacgTGGCAAGTATCTAACATATTTGAGTACTCGAGCGTTGATTGTAAGTAAAAACCATTTTTGTAATGAGTTGAATATATGTGCTGTTATAACAATGAGAAGACCTAAATAATGGGCACAATCTAAATGAGACAATGGCAAAACAGAACGAATGAACCGGCAATCTGCACAGATTTCTGAAATTGCGAATTGGAAATTTGTTTTGTGAAGTTGTTGTCTCGAGCTGCAGCTGAAAGCATtctaaaaaattaatcgagCGTATGAactgttgctttttttttaaagagtATCCTAAGAGTTGaaggcataaataaaaatcaaacaagACAACATATTCGACTTAATAAGGTTTCTTGTTGAgtagaaattttattttgtatgtgaCATAATgtataaaatagaaaattgatTTTCTAGTCGCACATCCTGcagaataaattatttaaggcgttaaattaatatttgtacGTCGAAGATGATTGTAAGAAATGCTTTGTgtacttaaaaatacattttttaatatgcacAACTTATTCACATACAATTTGTTCTTATGtgttgtataaatatttattaatactttatatataccttatatatttatcaatcCGGCCGCACTTGCTAGAACTTAAACTAAACATTGAGTTGTCAAAAGGCTGTTGCCATTACGTGGATACGGCCGCATTCACAAGTGCTAATTGGTGCAACCCCTTTAACGGGCTGTTTGATGTCAAGGTAGTCGAGTTTTCAACTGACACTCagtggccaaaaaaaaacatagcaGGCTGTTTGTCCAGCGAGTGGCTGTAGCCAATGGCCATGTTTGCAGGGTTTGCCGAAAAATTGGTGTTCTACACACCTCAAAGCGAACTACAAGTGGCACTCAATGGATGCATGCAAATCCGCAATGTCCTTGTGTCGAACTGGCTCTGAATGCGTCATGAAGCGGCAAAGTGCGTCAAATGGTTGCCAGGACAGCTGCACATTTTTGCTGGctatgcaaatatgcaaacTCGCACACAAtgcacacacgcgcgcacacgcCCACGCACACAGATAGCTTGGAAAAGATTTTTGCTGACCGCAGCAAAAGCCAATAtcacattttcaaaaataaatgaaaaaaaaaacgtattttaGTCAACTTTTTGtatgtttgcttgtttttggCGGCTCTGAATAACTACTCTGTGGTTGCCAAACGCAATATATATTGACAAAGAAATGTTTTATGACTTTAAACAATATGCGTTTGAATAGAAAGATCTCAAGcttaaaactatttaatttagCTTTGCAAAATGTggccaaattaattaaaagtacagaaacaacaaataacagcaaaaaaaaacaaataacagcCCTACATTTTTAGCTGATTGACAGTGCAAGGTAAATACGAAACAGATAAAATTGGAACGAAAATCTCATTCGATACGATGAAGCAGCTACGTAAGTGAGCAGCTGGTAGTCAACTAACTAACCACTAATGAAACCACAATGCACCACAACAAAAATAGacacaaagagagagagagagacagagagatagagagatatagagatatagagaaagagagagacggACCAATTAATTAACAATGCTGGCCAAAATGAGAATTGGGTCACTATGGGGCATGCTGACAGAGCACGagataattttgtaaaatttgtGGACATGGCTCTTGAATTAAGCCCAGACCCTGGAGTATTTGTCCAAGCGCATTGCATTGTTTTGCTGAAGGTATCATAATTTCGGAATGCACTATATGATAGATTCAAAAGTTATAATAGTTATGGCAAAAACGAATCTGGAATTCGAGACAACTTTCTAAAAGTAAAAGTTCAAATGaagttttaaaatattcgCATTAAACTCATCAATTATCTGCGTAGCTATGCTAGAAAATGTGACAGAGTTCTCAGTTGGAAGGGTAATCATTTGTTGGTACTTCGTAGTAAACCcttttcttctt is a window encoding:
- the LOC6627510 gene encoding uncharacterized protein; amino-acid sequence: MLPWRSLILILTVFLVNARPGSVRRGLLVLGLHNHTDIAMSSLQEDSFQPDSYCWLLLVKLKSSGCPFLNLLFQSLVALPVYNFLLIVIGWYLNKSASCSAERIVLVLQPIMQRSAPDPLVATTTPMPPLPPPRCKRRQAPKPPPRLVRHSVTCGKSYPSQKDPFSTLHGFPNQEQYKSLRRNLKRVLEGLQQPPTPSPPQTLPLTLCNLSQITEESAQSSSTALSLELPKKKAKPPKLFRVLFKRLGKPFVKKTPQMQYERSTVNTESNDSVNKDSNKNGIFHPIWKRLKFRSKRKPGSEQPLSSNISDSVSSSCSSRCLYAS